A part of Biomphalaria glabrata chromosome 3, xgBioGlab47.1, whole genome shotgun sequence genomic DNA contains:
- the LOC129924936 gene encoding histone H1-delta-like gives MFAHGYINRGPRFSLTFCCFACTRTHALPVSFSSSLVNMADNDTAAAPAPAPVKTPKKKAAAKPKAPAAHPQYKAMIQAAIVALKERGGSSRQAILKYIAANYKVGDNPTAINARLKAALKAGVKAGTLKHSKGTGAAGSFRLGEKKAEKKPKAKKVAVKKPKSPKKAAAAKPKKAAGAKKAATKSPKKAAKKPAAPKKAKSPKKVAAAKPKKPKTPKKPAAAKPKVAKKPAAAKKPKATKKAAAPKA, from the coding sequence ATGTTCGCGCACGGGTATATAAACCGGGGGCCTCGCTTCTCGCTGACATTCTGTTGTTTCGCTTGCACTCGTACACACGCTCTCCCAGTCTCGTTCTCTTCATCACTCGTCAATATGGCCGATAATGATACCGCCGCTGCTCCTGCACCCGCTCCAGTCAAGACTCCTAAGAAGAAAGCCGCTGCCAAGCCTAAGGCCCCAGCAGCACATCCTCAATACAAGGCTATGATTCAAGCCGCCATTGTAGCGCTGAAAGAACGCGGAGGATCTTCACGCCAGgccattttaaaatacattgctGCCAACTACAAAGTCGGTGACAACCCAACTGCCATTAACGCTCGTCTGAAGGCCGCTCTTAAAGCTGGTGTAAAGGCTGGAACCTTGAAACACTCTAAGGGTACTGGCGCTGCTGGTTCCTTCCGTCTTGGTGAGAAGAAAGCTGAAAAGAAACCCAAGGCCAAGAAAGTTGCAGTCAAGAAACCCAAATCTCCAAAGAAGGCTGCCGCTGCTAAGCCCAAGAAAGCTGCAGGTGCCAAGAAAGCTGCCACCAAGTCTCCCAAGAAGGCTGCCAAGAAGCCAGCTGCACCCAAAAAGGCCAAATCACCCAAGAAGGTAGCAGCTGCCAAACCAAAGAAGCCTAAGACTCCCAAGAAACCAGCTGCAGCTAAACCAAAGGTTGCCAAGAAACCAGCTGCTGCCAAAAAGCCTAAAGCCACAAAGAAAGCTGCAGCTCCCAAAGCATAA
- the LOC129924924 gene encoding histone H1-delta-like, whose translation MFAHGYINRGPRFSLTFCCFACTRTHALPVSFSSSLVNMADNDTAAAPAPAPVKTPKKKAAAKPKAPAAHPQYKAMIQAAIVALKERGGSSRQAILKYIAANYKVGDNPTAINARLKAALKAGVKAGTLKQSKGTGAAGSFRLGEKKAEKKPKAKKVAVKKPKSPKKAAAAKPKKAAGAKKAATKSPKKAAKKPAAPKKAKSPKKVAAAKPKKPKTPKKPAAAKPKVAKKPAAAKKPKATKKAAAPKA comes from the coding sequence ATGTTCGCGCACGGGTATATAAACCGGGGGCCTCGCTTCTCGCTGACATTCTGTTGTTTCGCTTGCACTCGTACACACGCTCTCCCAGTCTCGTTCTCTTCATCACTCGTCAATATGGCCGATAATGATACCGCCGCTGCTCCTGCACCCGCTCCAGTCAAGACTCCTAAGAAGAAAGCCGCTGCCAAGCCTAAGGCCCCAGCAGCACATCCTCAATACAAGGCTATGATTCAAGCCGCCATTGTAGCGCTGAAAGAACGCGGAGGATCTTCACGCCAGgccattttaaaatacattgctGCCAACTACAAAGTCGGTGACAACCCAACTGCCATTAACGCTCGTCTGAAGGCCGCTCTTAAAGCTGGTGTAAAGGCTGGAACCTTGAAACAATCTAAGGGTACTGGCGCTGCTGGTTCCTTCCGTCTTGGTGAGAAGAAAGCTGAAAAGAAACCCAAGGCCAAGAAAGTTGCAGTCAAGAAACCCAAATCTCCAAAGAAGGCTGCCGCTGCTAAGCCCAAGAAAGCTGCAGGTGCCAAGAAAGCTGCCACCAAGTCTCCCAAGAAGGCTGCCAAGAAGCCAGCTGCACCCAAAAAGGCCAAATCACCCAAGAAGGTAGCAGCTGCCAAACCAAAGAAGCCTAAGACTCCCAAGAAACCAGCTGCAGCTAAACCAAAGGTTGCCAAGAAACCAGCTGCTGCCAAAAAGCCTAAAGCCACAAAGAAAGCTGCAGCTCCCAAAGCATAA